One Triticum dicoccoides isolate Atlit2015 ecotype Zavitan chromosome 5B, WEW_v2.0, whole genome shotgun sequence genomic window carries:
- the LOC119309618 gene encoding AP2-like ethylene-responsive transcription factor At1g16060, whose amino-acid sequence MAKPRKNSAAAAAAAAANSNAIASAAADAGADVRAKPKKRTRKSVPRESPSQRSSVHRGVTRHRWTGRFEAHLWDKNSWNESQNKKGKQVYLGAYDEEEAAARAYDLAALKYWGPDTILNFPLSIYEEELKEMEGQSREEYIGSLRRKSSGFSRGVSKYRGVARHHHNGRWEARIGRVFGNKYLYLGTYATQEEAAMAYDMAAIEYRGLNAVTNFDLSRYIKWLRPGAADVAGAAGRSAHPMLASLAAQELPAIDLDAMAFQHDLHQQGMEDGMAAEAAAAAAGAQFPLLPARAATLGHTPTTSALSLLLQSPKFKEMIERTSAAESSTTTSSSSMSTPPPPQATRDDGASPQCSFPEDIQTFFGSDDGVAYTDVDGLFFGDLSAYASPAFHFELDL is encoded by the exons ATGGCAAAGCCCCGCAAGaactcagccgccgccgccgccgccgccgcggcaaaCAGCAACGCCATCGCCAGCGCGGCCGCCGACGCGGGGGCGGACGTGCGCGCCAAGCCCAAGAAGCGCACGCGGAAGAGCGTGCCCCGCGAGTCCCCCTCCCAGCGCAGCTCCGTCCACCGCGGCGTCACACG GCACCGGTGGACGGGGAGGTTCGAGGCGCACCTGTGGGACAAGAACAGCTGGAACGAGTCGCAGAACAAGAAGGGCAAGCAAG TTTACCTCG GGGCGtatgacgaggaggaggccgcggcCCGGGCGTACGACCTGGCGGCATTGAAGTACTGGGGCCCCGACACCATCCTCAACTTCCCG CTATCTATATACGAAGAGGAATTGAAAGAAATGGAGGGACAGTCGAGGGAAGAGTATATTGGTTCACTCAGGAG GAAAAGCAGTGGGTTCTCACGAGGGGTCTCCAAGTACCGCGGAGTCGCAAG GCATCATCACAACGGGAGATGGGAGGCCCGGATCGGCCGTGTGTTCGGCAACAAGTACCTCTACCTCGGCACCTACG CGACGCAGGAGGAAGCGGCGATGGCGTACGACATGGCGGCGATCGAGTACCGCGGCCTCAACGCGGTCACCAACTTCGACCTCAGCCGCTACATCAAGTGGCTCCGCCCCGGGGCCGCCGACGTGGCGGGCGCCGCCGGCCGGAGCGCGCACCCGATGCTGGCCAGCCTCGCGGCGCAGGAGCTCCCCGCGATCGACCTCGACGCCATGGCGTTCCAGCACGACCTCCACCAGCAGGGCATGGAGGACGGCATggccgcggaggcggcggcggccgcggcgggggCGCAGTTCCCGCTGCTGCCGGCCAGGGCGGCCACGCTCGGCCACACCCCCACCACGTCCGCGCTCAGCCTGCTGCTGCAGTCGCCCAAGTTCAAGGAGATGATCGAGCGGACGTCGGCCGCCGAGAGCAGCACCACCACGTCCTCCTCGTCCatgtccacgccgccgccgccgcaggccaCCAGGGACGACGGCGCCTCGCCGCAGTGCAGCTTCCCGGAGGACATCCAGACCTTCTTCGGCAGCGACGACGGCGTGGCCTACACCGACGTcgacggcctcttcttcggtgaccTGTCCGCCTACGCGTCCCCGGCGTTCCATTTCGAGCTGGACTTGTGA
- the LOC119309619 gene encoding protein disulfide-isomerase LQY1, chloroplastic-like, which yields MPAIACGACAAAFPSSSHARSPPPPSVSYRKLVSPTPRRLGHRLAAPMASTVDSPGSSSDFAKRMDRAWLISKQPSPTSCSSCQSTGDVECRWCAGTGFFILGNNMLCEVPSKNTRCVICSGKGFSRCADCKGTGFRAKWLEEPPVDK from the exons ATGCCGGCGATCGCCTGCGGCGCCTGCGCGGCTGCCTTCCCCTCCTCCTCCCACGCCCGTAGCCCTCCGCCGccttccgtgagctaccggaagctCGTCTCGCCCACCCCCAGGCGGCTAGGGCACCGGCTGGCCGCTCCCATGGCCTCCACCGTCGACTCGCCCGGCAGCTCCTCCGACTTCGCCAAGCGCATGGACCGCGCCTGGCTCATCTCCAAG CAACCAAGTCCGACTTCTTGTTCATCTTGTCAATCCACTGGCGACGTGGAGTGCAGGTGGTGTGCAGGCACAGGCTTCTTTATCCTTGGCAACAATATGTTGTGTGAAGTACCCTCGAAAAATACAAGATGTGTGATTTGCTCTGGAAAG GGCTTTTCACGTTGCGCTGATTGCAAAGGAACTGGGTTTCGCGCCAAGTGGCTTGAAGAGCCCCCTGTTGACAAATGA